AGAATGTGCTGCAGGTATTCCGGACTCCATTCCGTCGCACTGAGTACACGCCGCAGCGCCCTGTGATGCGGCGTGTTTTCCAACGCCCAACCGTTGATCAAACGCCCGTCTTGGCCGGCGAAATAAACCTCCAGGGAGTCCGGCTCGGGGTAGGTCAGCAAAGCAATTCGGCAATCGCTGCTGCCGTCAGGACAATCGATGTCCGAGAGAAGCGCCTGCTGGTAAGGATAAGGGTGATTACCGATCAATCCCCAACCCGGGAAGAGGTCAATGAAGACCGCTCCAACGACGACGATTACACGCGCCCAACGGGCACGATTGCCGATCGGTAAAAGGCCGGAAGCGCCGATGGCGAGAGCGAAGGTGGCGAAGTTGAGAAATCGCTCCGGCAGTAATTGTGAACTCAGCGGCAGCAAATTGAACAGCACGCCCCTCGGGCCAAACGACAGCCAGATCGAGATGATTCCCGCGAAAACCCATGCACTGCGATTCTTATCCGGTCTGGCCGTGGCAGCCAGCAGCGCCATGATGATCGTGCCAAAGCCGAAAAGGATTTGCCCGCCAGTGATGTCAGCCGCCGGCAGGATGGATTCGATCGACGTGGAAAACAATGCCACTTTTTCCTGGGGTAGATATGGAACCTGCGGGATCTCCCCACGGCTGTAGGCCGGGAGGATCCATAACGCTGTGAGCAGCGCGCCAGCGACCACCCCTGCAGTCCACCATGCCCCCCAGTTCAACGGTATATCCGCGTCGATGAAGAGGCGTACCACGATGTAAAACACGAAACCAATGGCGAAAATGAGCGCCTGCTGCGGATGAGCCAGGATCGCCCAAGCCCAACACAGGCTCAACACAATCACAGTCGGCATCTTCGGACGCGAACGATCCAACAACCGCTGTGAAAACAGCGCAATGGGAGGCAAAGCGAGCAGCGCCAGAATCCGCGGGTAGTTGCCCTCGAAGAACAAGGTTCGCAGCTGGTACGGTGCCCACAGGGCCAGTATCGTTCCCAACGCGGCAGGCCAGGGGCTGCTCATGCGGAAAAACGAGACGTAGCAAAGCGCGGCAAAGACCAGAACCGCCAGCGAAGCGAACAGCTTATGGATCTGGCCGGGATCGCGGAACAGATAAGCAATGGGCGTCAGAATCAACGTCGTCAGTGGGGGATAAAAAGTGCGGAAAGCATCACCCATGTACCAGTTGGGCATCCAGCTTGTGGAAAAATACGCACCCGGCCCCTCTTCCCGAATTTGATCCGCGAGGTATTCCGCCTTGGCGATGTGACCCCAGGCGTCGGTGCCGATCGGATATCCCTTCGACCAGACGCCACTCAACAATACGAACAGGGCCAGCGTGACGAGCATCGCTGGCCCGAGGTGTTTTTTCGAGAGACGGTTCCAGTCTATTCTGCCCAGATGTCTACGAGCCCTCCCAACCATGCCACGGACCGTTTCAGTCCCTGCAGCTGCAATTCTTCCAACCACTCCCCTCGGGTCGTCCATCTCGGCTCTTCGCTCAGTACCTTCAATATGCCACTCAAACGGAAAAAGTATACAACCGTCCGATATACCGCCAACAGCGGTAAATACAACGCAGATTTTCTCAGCAGCCGACGTTCGCTGCGAGCGCAAACCGGCCATGCCACTGCCATCTGCACGGCATCGGTGAGCACGTACAGTGTATACATTAAAGCTGCTGCTTGCGCAATTACGCTCGTTTCATACCCGAAGAAGGGGAACAAGGGCAGCAGGAAAGCCCAGATCAAGCGCAGCAAGGCCAATGCATGATCGTTCTGCAGCCGACGAGGCATCGTCCAACTCCAAAAACGGCCTCGTTTTCCCAGCAAATCGGAATTGACTGCCATGACCTCGATTTCCCCTCGCTGCCAACGCACGCGTTGGGAATACAAATCACGCCAGTTGGTCACAGGAGCCAGGTGGATACGAACCTGCGGTAGATAACCGACGCGTTCCTGGGCGCGCTGCAGCGTCAGCGTGGCATCCGTGTCTTCCGAAACCGTGCGCCCGCGGTAGCCGTTCATGCGTTGGATGACTTCCCGGCGGAAGATTGCACAGGCCCCCGATAGCGTAAACAGCTCCTGGCGCACCGCCTCAGCGTGGCGGCCGATGCGAAACGCCTGGAGGTATTCGAAGAATTGTGCCGAAGCCAGGAATTTCTGGCTGAAGGTCAGTTCCTTCAGGATGGGCAAATCATCTTCATCCAGGCGGATGTAGCCCTTATCGTTCGCCTCGACGAGCAGGTTGGGGTCGATGATCAAGTGCGCCGTCGCCGCCTGTAAATGGGGATCGACCCTGAACGCAGCGACGGCCTGCTCGACGGCTTCCGGCTCGAGAACGACGTCCGAGTCTACGGCAAAGATCAATTCGCCTCGGCACTGTTTGATGCCCAAATTGACCGCCGTCGGTTTTCCCTTGTGCTCGCCCTGCACCAGCGTCATCACCCCGCCGAACTCACGCGCCGGGATGATGCGGTTGTGCAGGCGGATGTGCCCGTTCCAGTGCGCCGTGCCGTTGATGTGCCCGTTGACAACTTCCTCCGGGCGGTCCGTCGAACCGTCGTTTATCACGATGATCTCGATCAAATGATGCGGATACGTCTGCGCCTTGAGGCTGGTGATGCAGCGGTCGATGTTCAACTGCTCGTTGTAGGCCGGGATGATGACCGAGACCTTGGGTAGACTGCGCCGGGGCAGCGGCGGATACAGCTTCGCCATGCGGCGGTGACGCCAAACCAAAAAGGCGTCGTTGAGTGATTTGAAGACGTCGATGCAAAGTGGGATGAGTATCCACACACCCCAAAATATGAGGAAATGCTGCCAACCCATGGTCGTCATGCTTTATTCTCCGGCCAATTATTGAACCGCTCGGCCACTGACCTCCAAATCCCTGCGCACGAAGCGGATCGTCGGCAGGGTCAACATGCGCCAATATACGAATACGATTCCCACGAAAAACACCATTCGCCCCACCAGTGCGTGTGCCCAAGGTACAGCGGGTTTTCCCAACGCCGCAACCATGGCAATGATCACCGAAAGACGGATGAGATTGATGATCACCGTCGCTGCCAGGCCTCCGATCAAACGCCGCAGCCGTTCGGCGGGCGGAAAACGCGGATAGAAAAGCAGCAATCCGGCAAAAACCGAAAGTTCGATCAACGTCGAGCATTCGATGCCGATCGCCAGGACGGACCAGCCGGTCGGATCGGGCACAACGAGCTCGGCGCCGTTCAACGTCGATAAACCCAATCCGAACCACCCCCAAACGATCTCAAGCAGGCTCGCTTGCGCCGCACCCAGCGGCTCATTCCACCCGCCCAGCCATCCCGCCAGGATCAACAACGCAGCCAGGCCAAATGCGCCCCAAAGATATGCAGTGAGACTGTAGCGTCTGTGCCGCAGCGCAAGCAGGCCAATGATGTAAACAGCAAGCGCCAACGCCATGAGGGGGTAGTTCATGCCGCCTCCAGGGCGAATTCATGCCTGCGGCGCCAGAGCCAAATGACGAGCAGCGCAACGGCGGCCAGACTGAAAAACCATCCCAACGATGGTACGGAGTAGAAGGTCGTGGAAGCGCTGTCGATGTCGCAATTTTGCGAATTACCGGTGCTCCAGCACAAACGCACGGTGTACGTGCCGATGCTGGGGAAGGCTGCATTGGAGGTGGACCACGAATCGCTGTACGTGTCGCCGGCCTTCATGTTCGGCATGTTTGTCGTATGTGTGGCGACCACGGTGACGCCGTCCGGCGCGAAAATCTGGTAATACAAATTCGAGTTGGAGATTTTAACGTCCGCCCGCTCGCTACTGTGTACGTTTACGCTGCTGCCCTGGCTGGATGCGTCCGAAGCCGTGAGACCGGTGATGACACCCTTGCTGGTCTGGGCGAGCGCAGGTATGGCGAGAAGCATGAGGATCACAGTTGCGCTGAATCCCGCTCGAATCGATCGTGATACCATAATTCCACCTTTACGCACTCATACGTTCGAAACCACCTTCCAGCGAAAGGAAGGTGCAGTTCCGATCCATGTTTGTGAAACGTCCATCTTGAATGTAACTCATTCTCAGGCGCAGTGACATTTCAACGACCTTACAACTCAAACCGAATGGTCCTTTGCAGTTTTTCGTTTCGAATAGTAGTGAGGTTTTTATTATTAAGGAGACGCTCGGATGGGCGCCTATCGTTCCCTTCGCCTCCGTAAAGACGCCCATCTCCCGGTGGTTTATCCTCCGGCTGCAGGGTTGTTTACACATTCCCCCAATTCTGCTGGTTTTTCCCTGGAAACGCGAATGAGGCTGTCCTTTTGGGACAGCCCCAGGTCACCGCGCATGTTATAAACTACAAAGGATCGGAAATCGCGACAGGAAAAACTACGGCAGGTCCCAATAACTCACGTTATAAACGTCCACTTCTACACCGGCCGTCATTGCGGAACTCACGAACACGCCGAAGCGTCCACTGGCGTACGCTGAATCAGACACCTGTGCGATCAAATGGCCATTGACGTAGAGTTTCAGTGTATCTCCCTCGGCCCACAAACCAATACGCTGCGTTTGATCGGATCCGTATGCGAGCTCCGCAGATACGGTCCAGTTGGCCAACTTCGTAAACTCCGAACCGTCCCATATTCGCAATGCGTAACGCCCGTCGCAGGAAACCCCGAACAGGTAACCGACGGCGCCGTCCTCCGTGAGTTTCGAACGTGCCATCAGACCATAAGCGTCCAGACCGCTGCAGGAACCGATTTTCGCTTCCATCTCCAGATAGAAATTGGAAATCGTGGGCGAAGTCAGCATCCAGCTGTTCCAATAATCGGGGTTGAGCGCGGTCATGATGAGTTCATCCTCCCCGATCTCAAAACGCGCATGCTCGTCTTCGTACAGCGGCCAATTGCTTCCGGAGCTGAAGTTATCCTGAAACACAGGCGCGCCCAGCCCCGCTCTCGGATCTCCCGGCGGGAGCGTCGGCGTTGCCGTTCCGGCAAGTGTGGGCGTGATGGTTGCGCTCGGCTCCGCTTCCGAAACGGTTGCCGTCAACGTGGGTGTAGGCTGCGCTTCGTACAGGGGAATGTTTTGATAGTCCCATCCAAAAGACACTTCGGTGCTTGAATTGTCCTCGTCGATCGTGACGGTGAAGCTGATCATCTCGTCGCTTCCCCGGACCTCGGGTGCAGTCCAGCGTCCGGGAAGAAGCAGCGACGAATTGGCGGCGCTTACTGGATCGATGCTGACGCAGTACGTCCCCGGATACAGTCCGGCGAAGAAGTAGAAACCGTCCGGCCCGGTCTGTATACTGCGATACCCAATGGACGGGCAAGTCCCCTCCCCCAACAGCACTTCGACGCCTTGGATGCCGATTTCATTCCCATCAACGGTTCCGTTGGCCATCAAGGCCGATCCTTCCGGTGCATCAACACAGCCTTCGGGAGAAATGAACGGCAACGGCTCCCCTTCGGCCGGGTTTGCACACAGGTCGTGCCACACCCGTCCGGCAATGGTGTTGCTGCCCGGCGTGATTTCAATGATGGTTGGAATCGCCGTGGGACCAAAGCTGATTGAATCGGTGAACGTACAGGCCAGCAGGGAAAGGCCCAGAACCAGCACTACAAGTGGAACGTATCTTCCTTCCCTCTTATTTCTATTCATGCCGTCCCTCAGCGTCGTATTGTCTACGGTCGCACGAATGCAGATCGTCGCTATTGTAAAATATTTTCACAACGACACAAATGGAAATAAGAGGGAAGGAAGATACGTTCCACTTGTAGTGCTGGTTCTGGGCCTTTCC
The nucleotide sequence above comes from Anaerolineales bacterium. Encoded proteins:
- a CDS encoding glycosyltransferase, whose translation is MTTMGWQHFLIFWGVWILIPLCIDVFKSLNDAFLVWRHRRMAKLYPPLPRRSLPKVSVIIPAYNEQLNIDRCITSLKAQTYPHHLIEIIVINDGSTDRPEEVVNGHINGTAHWNGHIRLHNRIIPAREFGGVMTLVQGEHKGKPTAVNLGIKQCRGELIFAVDSDVVLEPEAVEQAVAAFRVDPHLQAATAHLIIDPNLLVEANDKGYIRLDEDDLPILKELTFSQKFLASAQFFEYLQAFRIGRHAEAVRQELFTLSGACAIFRREVIQRMNGYRGRTVSEDTDATLTLQRAQERVGYLPQVRIHLAPVTNWRDLYSQRVRWQRGEIEVMAVNSDLLGKRGRFWSWTMPRRLQNDHALALLRLIWAFLLPLFPFFGYETSVIAQAAALMYTLYVLTDAVQMAVAWPVCARSERRLLRKSALYLPLLAVYRTVVYFFRLSGILKVLSEEPRWTTRGEWLEELQLQGLKRSVAWLGGLVDIWAE